The stretch of DNA TCAAGTTCTAATACCACTCTTAAGTACCATAGTAATAAGAAAagaagtcaaataaaataataaaaagatgaagaaaagaaacaaaactaACAATAAACAATGATGCAAATACCACTTTCTTTAAATGTAAGAAAACAACAATAACACCCTTTcctgaaaatagaaaaaacaattaattgaaCATTAAAGAAGAAACTATTTTTCCCATcctgttttttttatcaagtacCAAAGTAGTATAAAAGTAAAGGAAATGATTTTGATATGTCTTACCAAGAAAATactttaatacttttataataagaaaagtaaGTACAAAGTAAAATTCTCATGACGTGATACTTCTCTTATTACACTTGAAAAATCATAATTGTCTACACTAATTaactaatacaaataaatttattcaagaCCAACCTATAACATTAATCCATTACCTCCATAACATTACACTTAATTTATCTTATGCCTATTTCAATATTCGTTGATGAATCCAATGTTATGCTTTCATCATGATGATTAGTAGGATAAGTAGATTCAGTGACATCAGAGCTAATATCATCATTGTATGCTTCAACTTTATAAAAGGAAGGTCTTGGAGGCAATCCAAGGCTTTCAATCATCCCTTCAAGCATATCTATTACCTTGTTCATTGAAGGACGATCACTTGGATTTAACTGAATACACCAAAGTGCAATTAAGAACattcttttaacaaaaatattatcttcTTCCGAAGCATCTTGCAAGtcaatattcttttcttttttaaattgatcataAATCCAAAAGGGAAAATAATGTTGACTTGAATGCTCCGCATCAGGATTTGAGTTCCTTCTCTTACTTGCCATTTCCATTAAAAGCATTCCAAAACTGTATACATCAGCTTTATAAGTTACCCCACCCATATTGTTGTAAAATAACTCTGGAGCCATATAACCCAATGTTCCTCTTGCTGCAGTCATATTGACAACACCATCAATTGTAGCATGTAGTTTTGCAAGTCCAAAATCTGAAACTTTTGGAACAAAGTTTTCATCTAAAAGAATATTATGAGGCTTGATatcaaaatgtaaaatttgtttATCACAACCTTGATGCAAATATGCAATCCCATGTGCTATTCCAAGagatatttcatatattttctgGTAGCTTAAATGGGTGCTTTCTTCTTTGGAGAAAATGTATTTATCCAAAGATCCATTTAACATAAATTCATAAACTAAAGCACGTTTTTTTCCATGAACACAATACCCAATAAGACGTACCACATTTACATGATGTATTGTTCCAATGGTAGCTACTTCATTTATGAAATCTTGTCCATTATCATTGGATTTGCTCAACATCTTTACAGCTACATCTAATCCACTTCGTAGTTTTCCTTTATATACAGCACCAAAGCCTCCTTGACCCAATTTCACTTTAAAACCTCTAGTCATTCTTCTTATTTCATTATATTCGTACCTGATGGGATTTAGATGGCTATCTAGCaagaaattttcaatattttcatatattgaaGAATGTCTTCGACGCCATTTGTAGATCAATAACACAAGAATAAGTACAGCTCCAAACACATATCTGGCAGccaaaaatattgatataatatttCGTCCTATGAATATTCCTCCATCAAAATATTGCAGTCCAACTGGGTCGTCCAACTGTTTCGTACTGAATGTTATTCTGCTACCTATTCCTACAAATATGTAGCCCTGGGAGTAAGAGCTAACGACATGTTTCGGTATGATTCATAACTTCGGTCAACAAGAGCATAAACTAATGAAACTTATTATATGACGTGAATTCAAATTTTAGGAATCACGGAGAAGGATCTTACCATAAATAATGCCTCTAACATAAGCTgcaaatagaaaatataaaagaataaatatcgTAGCAATCGAAAAAATAGCACACATGgagaaacataaataaaaaaactataagcCTAATTCTATCAAATGCAAGTTACAAAAATGTTTCTCGTCATAACCACAACAAAATAATCATTAAGTatcataaataaacaaatagaaatttattACAGCTTGTTGTATCCACTCAagcataaaattttattacgacaatattttaaaattttatgccTTCAATATTATGGTATTTGTTTTGCTGCAACACAGGTGGTAAAAAGGTTTGAATGTATAATAATGTAGGTACATTTTTCATTATCTAAAATCATGGAATATAACCCTgcaaattaaaactaatatatccataactaaaaaaatcatcttttaagttataaaattattatctaaacatattttaatacaatttgCCAAAATCTTCTACCTAAC from Vigna unguiculata cultivar IT97K-499-35 chromosome 8, ASM411807v1, whole genome shotgun sequence encodes:
- the LOC114194261 gene encoding LEAF RUST 10 DISEASE-RESISTANCE LOCUS RECEPTOR-LIKE PROTEIN KINASE-like 2.1 produces the protein MENEGWSRCSCSARTLVSVLATIILVFQPDYCIAKRHRPCPTSSCGQIRNISYPFRLKSDPGHCGDRRYELDCVNNATLLLTLFSGKYDVREIDYKRYRIVVRDPGQDEDANCSFIPRNFLTDRSFRTASGPDDFGSQPFTVESREMVRIGYFNCVNPVRNDPRYVKVERSGCGSGGHVYAVLDDAPWFASYGVEDIKVGCDLMVATLWTPKQNVTYHKCDIKAGCDTMTEVTVLEKIPEVNATYDDIQRVISEGFWLSWMPIICDNRCGRGTDCKVFNESSGEVECRNHYCHYAYHTTQKCKPWQKILGYTRAYVRGIIYGIGSRITFSTKQLDDPVGLQYFDGGIFIGRNIISIFLAARYVFGAVLILVLLIYKWRRRHSSIYENIENFLLDSHLNPIRYEYNEIRRMTRGFKVKLGQGGFGAVYKGKLRSGLDVAVKMLSKSNDNGQDFINEVATIGTIHHVNVVRLIGYCVHGKKRALVYEFMLNGSLDKYIFSKEESTHLSYQKIYEISLGIAHGIAYLHQGCDKQILHFDIKPHNILLDENFVPKVSDFGLAKLHATIDGVVNMTAARGTLGYMAPELFYNNMGGVTYKADVYSFGMLLMEMASKRRNSNPDAEHSSQHYFPFWIYDQFKKEKNIDLQDASEEDNIFVKRMFLIALWCIQLNPSDRPSMNKVIDMLEGMIESLGLPPRPSFYKVEAYNDDISSDVTESTYPTNHHDESITLDSSTNIEIGIR